One genomic window of Desulfotignum phosphitoxidans DSM 13687 includes the following:
- a CDS encoding GlxA family transcriptional regulator, which produces MIHVTILGLYNSMATTVFGPMDILNQAGRLWNRLAGTPRTPLFDVTLASADGKPIRSVNRVEIMPHCSIEQISHTDLIIIASATYIDKILEQNPELPGWIRHHYDQGAHVASICTGAFLLAETGLLDGRSATLHWGFADRFKARYPNVRLQQDRIFIDHGRLYCSAGVTAGMDLSLYLVEKFCGRPAATKSAKTMVLAMDRESQAPFRCFPGITDHTDPLIARAQQWLETNLAREVNYDELARTLRISRRSLERRFKQATGMTPLSYLQALRVEKARQLLEEGIATFSEITYAVGYEDISFFRKLFIRLTGLRPKEYQKKFAGYAVHPPGSQ; this is translated from the coding sequence ATGATACATGTTACGATTTTAGGCCTTTACAACTCCATGGCAACCACGGTTTTCGGCCCCATGGACATCCTCAACCAGGCCGGCCGCCTGTGGAACCGGCTGGCCGGCACCCCCCGCACCCCGCTGTTTGACGTGACACTTGCCTCGGCAGACGGCAAACCCATCCGGTCCGTGAACCGGGTGGAAATCATGCCCCATTGCAGCATTGAACAGATTTCGCACACCGACCTGATCATCATTGCCTCAGCCACATATATCGATAAAATCCTTGAGCAAAACCCGGAGCTGCCCGGCTGGATCCGGCACCATTATGATCAGGGGGCCCATGTGGCCAGTATCTGCACCGGGGCATTTCTTCTGGCGGAAACCGGACTGCTGGACGGCAGATCCGCCACGCTTCACTGGGGGTTTGCAGACCGGTTCAAAGCCCGGTATCCCAACGTGCGGTTGCAGCAGGACCGGATTTTCATCGATCACGGCAGACTTTACTGTTCCGCCGGAGTCACCGCCGGCATGGATCTGTCACTCTATCTGGTGGAAAAATTCTGCGGCAGACCGGCTGCCACAAAATCGGCAAAAACCATGGTTCTTGCCATGGACCGGGAGAGCCAGGCCCCCTTCCGCTGTTTTCCCGGGATCACCGATCATACCGATCCTTTGATAGCCCGTGCCCAGCAATGGCTTGAAACAAATCTGGCCCGGGAAGTGAACTATGATGAACTGGCCCGCACTTTAAGGATAAGCCGCAGATCCCTGGAAAGGCGGTTCAAGCAGGCCACCGGCATGACCCCTTTGTCGTATCTTCAGGCACTCCGTGTTGAAAAAGCCCGGCAGCTTCTGGAGGAGGGCATTGCCACCTTCAGTGAAATCACCTATGCCGTGGGGTATGAAGATATCTCTTTTTTCCGGAAACTGTTCATCCGCCTGACAGGACTGAGACCCAAAGAATATCAGAAAAAATTTGCCGGTTATGCCGTTCATCCCCCGGGATCACAGTGA
- a CDS encoding SO_0444 family Cu/Zn efflux transporter produces the protein MTVVYDILKESWYLYLDVAVYMLFGFFIAGLLHVFFKAEKIKTYLGTGRIKPVVLAAFFGIPLPLCSCGVVPVATGLKKQGANSGAALSFMISTPETGVDSIAVSWAMLDPVMTVIRPVAAFITAVSTGIAQNFFGKDSPVAEKIDPKPSGGUGCADDTRAGAPTPPSSFFPRFVTGMRYAFGELVSDIAKPFVVGILIAGVITFFFPEDLTVWANDHRFVSMLVMLAAGIPMYVCATASTPIAAALILKGLNPGAALVFLLAGPATNAATINLVRTIFNTRTLVIYLSMIAVTSLAMGIGVDAVYDLMGIRASAVVGQAAEIVPVWIQIPAAVVLAVLMVYTSWKQSTGCASTVCSSECSE, from the coding sequence ATGACCGTGGTGTATGATATATTAAAAGAATCGTGGTATCTGTATCTGGATGTGGCCGTGTACATGCTGTTCGGGTTTTTTATCGCCGGGCTCCTGCATGTGTTTTTCAAGGCGGAAAAAATAAAGACCTATCTGGGAACAGGCAGGATCAAACCGGTGGTGCTTGCGGCGTTTTTCGGTATCCCTTTGCCGTTGTGTTCCTGCGGCGTGGTGCCCGTGGCCACAGGCTTGAAAAAACAGGGAGCCAACAGCGGGGCCGCGTTGTCATTCATGATATCCACCCCTGAAACCGGGGTGGATTCCATTGCCGTGTCCTGGGCCATGCTGGATCCGGTCATGACGGTGATCCGGCCCGTGGCCGCGTTTATCACAGCCGTCTCCACAGGGATCGCCCAGAATTTTTTTGGAAAGGACAGCCCTGTGGCTGAAAAAATTGACCCCAAACCATCCGGGGGCTGAGGGTGTGCCGATGACACCCGTGCCGGTGCACCCACACCCCCTTCTTCTTTTTTTCCCCGGTTTGTCACAGGCATGAGATATGCCTTTGGCGAACTGGTGAGCGATATTGCAAAACCCTTTGTCGTCGGGATTCTCATCGCCGGCGTCATCACCTTTTTTTTTCCGGAGGATCTCACGGTCTGGGCCAATGATCACCGGTTTGTCTCCATGCTGGTCATGCTGGCCGCAGGAATCCCGATGTACGTGTGTGCCACGGCCTCCACCCCCATTGCCGCGGCCCTGATTCTTAAGGGGCTCAATCCCGGTGCCGCCCTGGTGTTTCTGCTGGCCGGTCCGGCCACCAATGCCGCCACCATCAATCTGGTGAGGACCATTTTCAATACCCGGACCCTGGTGATCTACCTGTCCATGATCGCTGTCACTTCCCTGGCCATGGGGATCGGTGTGGATGCGGTATATGATTTGATGGGCATCCGCGCCAGCGCCGTGGTGGGACAGGCAGCGGAAATCGTGCCGGTCTGGATTCAAATCCCTGCCGCAGTCGTGCTGGCCGTCCTGATGGTCTACACCAGCTGGAAGCAGTCGACCGGTTGTGCATCCACGGTGTGCAGCTCAGAATGCAGCGAATGA